The Salmo salar chromosome ssa02, Ssal_v3.1, whole genome shotgun sequence genome segment AGTCCttctatactgtacatacattggAGGAGAATATCTGAGGTTCCTCCTCTTGGACCTTCTCCTCCGATGCTTTATGAGGAGGCAGAATAGCCCGattgaggaatcaaggaaagactTGAGATTTCAAAATTCCCACCttccttttctgagtcaagatcacgttCAGTGCTAAAATGCCAGCCGAGATCTagtgctcagattttttttaaacctgcccAAGAATAATGTCCGCCTGTGCAACATGAACCTAATAAAACCAGTTCTGTAGTCTGTGCAGGAGacttaatacattatcacagcatattggctatgtttggcctgccaatattgttcttctcagaccatattatatttcaaaacttgAGCTTTGATCAAATAGatcagttgttgtattacttgcGAGGCACAGCTGAGCATAAATTAAAATAATGTGCTTTTTTTTTACTTGACTGATGGTACCGGCATGGTGACCACTTCTTTACAGGCAGGAGTGTTTTCCTCCCTGCTTCATCTagtctctatttctgtctctatttTTGGGGATTTCCAGGACAAGCCTACTTTGCCGCCTTCCTCCCTCCAGTCCCTGGGTTGTGCCTCTCCCGGTAGTGCTTTACTGTGGGGGGCATCTGTGTGGCTGGATGACTGCAGGAAAACACCCGGGCTGAGTGGaactgtgagaggaggagaaaaagagggagatttGACTGATCAAAGTAAGTAGGAGGTTTTAGTGGCGTGGGGGTTAAGTGGTGTGTTAATAATGTGGTCTGGAGGGTTAAGGGGTGTGTTGGTGCATTAATAATCTGGTCTGGAGGGTTATTAAGGGGTGTGTTGGTGTTTTAATAATGTGGTCTAGAGGAGGAAGCAATATTTTTTTGACAACACAGCTGTGTGATTCAACTTCTCTAGGACTGATAGTTTATGATGAAGACTTACACTGTATTCACTGTTTTATAAATTGTTTCATTTACACAGGAAAGAGACGTGACTATCCTGGTTCCTCTGGAGCGCCTAAAAAACATCCTGATGCTGATAAGGCAGAGAAAAGTctttccagatcagaacaccttgAGAAACATGAATGGAGACCCACAGGGATGAAACATCaccgctgctctgactgtgggaagagttgcaaatcttcatcagaactaaAAAAACACCAGAGAatccatacaggagagaaaccttataactgtgatcaatgtgggaagagttttcgtTATTCAAGCCAGTTTAAAATACACCTGCGAAAACACACAGgtgagaagccttatagctgttcAGACTGTGGGATAAGCGTTTGTACCTCAAGTCAGCTGTTATCGCACAAGCGAACCCACACAGAAGAGAAGCCTTACAGCTGCTTACTGTGTGAGAAAAGATTTTCTTCAAAATATAGTCTGAAATTACACCAGCGGTTCCACACTGGAGAAACAAATTATGGCTGCGATCAGTGTGAGAAGAGTTTCACCTCGTTGGCAGACCTCAGAACTCACCAGAGAATCCACACCGGAGGGAAACCTCACCTCTGCTCCCAGTGTGGGAAGCGCTTCCGCCAACAATCACGCTTGAAAAGCCACGAGaggattcacacaggagagaaacctttccaGTGCTCCCACTGTGGGAAGACGTTCAGCCACAGGGCCACGTTTAAAGCACACCAGCGgactcacactggagagaagccttaccaatgCTCCCAGTGCAGGAGGAGTTTCTCCCAAATGGGCCACCTGAAAGTACACCAACAGACGCATGCTAAAGTGAGGTCTCACCTCTGCCCGCAGTGTGGTAAGGGCTACTACTCTCTAGACATCTACAATGCACACATGAGAACACACAACGGTGAGAAGACTCACCACTGCGCCGACTGTCCCAAGAACTTCCTCACCCTGACTCAGCTCAAAACacaccagcggacacacacaggagagaaaccatacgtCTGCgaccagtgtgggaagagctttgccGAATCGGGAAGCCTGACTCTACACCATCGCTCGCACACCGGGGAAAAACCTTACCACTGCTCTGAGTGCGGGAGGAGCTTTGCTCGCTCCGGGGCACTGAAGAAGCACCAGCTTACACACACTGGGGAGAAGCCTTACAGCTGTGGTCAGTGTGGAAAGAGGTTTCCCAGGTCAGATACTCTGGCTACACACAtgagaacacatacaggagagaagccctaTAGGTGTGATCCATGTGGTGAGAGGTTCTCCTATCATAGGTGCCTGgtaaaacacatgaaaacacatgtAGGAGATACTCCAGCCCTCGAGCGACCAATCACCCTAGGCCTCGGGGTTGAATGACCTGTCCATCAACCAATCACACCAGACTTAGGGTAAAATGGAAATGTCTTACAGATTAAATAtgaacagcatggtagcaattgaaagaaaaaagttgaggacacaacagttcacctgacacaagactgaatccaaatatTACTGTCGATTTTATATTTTCTGTACATTAGGCCACATTGATAACATGTTACTGAACAGCCATTGCGTTCTAATTTCAACCTCTATACGGGtatgagtgtaaagggttaatggcttatattattattattattctatatTGTTATTAATATGGGTTGTTCGTTGCTGAGTGTTGTAACATGGTGCCAATTTCAAAGCTATATTTCTTGAAATTATTTCAGAATGTGTTGACCCTGATTTGTTAGATTTCGCGCCCCCTCCCCCCAGCATTTACAAGCTGAATTGTTATGTTGTTGACTTGATTAAACATTTAGGATGTTTCTAAATATCTGTTTTATACCAGGTTCTAACATGCATccttttgtcctgatcttgtccacattctgattgtgacCACATTTTAAGACGGGTGTAAACAATCAAAAGACacattgtgatcagatcttccttCCTACCCCCGGAGGTATTCAGGCACACATTGTGCAGATGGATCTggatctttttttcctttttttttttaatggaatatctacataggcgtacagaggcccattatcagcaaccatcactcctgtgttccaatgccacgttgtgttagctaatcccaggttatcattttaaaaggctaattgatcataagaaaacccttttgcaattatgttagcacagctgaaaactgttgtcctgattaaagaagcaataaaactggccttcttaagactagttgataatctggagcatcagcatttgtggattcgattacaggctcaaaatggccagaaacaaactttcttctgaaactcgtcagtctattcttgttctgagaaatgaaggctattccaagtgagaaattgccaagaaactgaggatcttgtacaacactgtgtactactcctttcacagaacagcgcaaactggctctaacgtgccattggaacacagggtgattggctgctgataatgggcctctgtagatattccatacaaaatcagccgtttccagctacaatagtcatttacaacattaacaatgtcaacactgtatttctgatcaatttgatattattttaatggacaaaatgtatttttctttcaaaaacaaggacatttctaagtgaccccaaacttttgaacggtagtatgtgTTTATATATAAAGCTGCAGTCGTAGTCTGAAATAGAACCCTATTCACTAGAACATATAAAGCTATAATCAGTCctagtcccaaatggaaccctattcactaGGACATATATAAAGCCATAGTCAGTCgtagtcccaaatggaaccctattctctaggACATATATATAAAGATACAGTCGTAGtcccaaatgaaaccctattcTCAAggacatatagtgcactacatctgaccagagtcctatgggaatAGTATCTTGTCGTTTCGGGTTTCCTCAAAAGACTACATTTTCTTTATTGCTGTGCCGGTGTACATGTAGAGTTATTCAGTTATCTATTACTCCCaaattgtaaataaataaaaaaaagacattgaCTAACAATATGAGTGAAATGTGTTTTTACCGCAATGACGAACTGATAAATCGTTTTGAGATTGGGCATCAGCAAGATTATAACCTGTGACCTTAGCCTCCCTATCCCAGCGCCAGTCAGAAGGTAGATTAGAACAGCAGTAGATTTGACATGGGATTAGTTACGAATGTTCGATCAAGTTGGAAAACAAAAGGTGTGACTGGGATTGGAACTGACAAGCTTGTTGGTTTCAACCTGTgtatatttggtattttattaggatccccattagctgttgcaaaagcagcagctactcttcctggggtccacacagaacatgaaacatgacataatacagaacattaatagacaagaacagctcaaggacagaactacatacatacatagaaatataatagcAGCGTAGTATAACATTACTGTAAGCCAAAACACCACCGCATTCAATGGTGAATTATAATTCAAGTTTTATGTGTAAAACATGCATGCAGCATCTGCATACCAACCATGCAGTTATGTACAGTGTTGTTTTGAATGATGTACAGTGAATtttagagcagatggtgttaCTGTACCAAAGCCTACCTGTGTATTTTGCTGTGTATCATGTGATCTTGCAGACAtggattcagctttgatctaacttcaTTAAAGGAGCACCATTCATTAAAGGAGCACCATTCATTAAAGGAGCAccattcagctttgatctaacttcaTTAAAGGAGCACCATTCATTAAAGGAGCACCATTCATTAAAGGAGCAccattcagctttgatctaacttcaTTAAAGGAGCACCATTCATTAAAGGAGCACCATTCATTAAAGGAGCAccattcagctttgatctaacttcaTTAAAGGAGCACCATTCATTAAAGGAGCAccattcagctttgatctaacttcaTTAAAGGAGCACCATTCATCAAAGGAGAACCACCCGTTGTTTGTTCTTTACACGTAGTAGACCAGGGGTGTCCAACTCATTCCATAGAGGttctagtgtctgctggtttttggttTTTATTTTCAACtaagccctagacaaccaggtgaggggaattccttactaatcagtgaccttaatttaTTAATTAAGTACAAGGCAGGAGTGATAACACACAGACACTCGCCCCCCGTTTGCCACCTGTGTAATAGAGAACAGAGAATATATAGTGTAAAGCATCAGGATCCAGTGGACTAAAGATCCCGTAAAAGTCAGCTCCGCAGACACTCCTTTTCTTATTTCACGCTCACCTGTAAACCCTGCCCACTGGCCTGTCAGTAAGCTTTGATCCAGCCAATCAATTTGTCCCAAACTACCTCAGGAAATGTTGCTGCTAATCAGTTATTTTACTTGTCTGTGTAAATGTGGACAcaaatcagaatgtggacaagttCAGGACAAAGGAAACACATGatagcaccaggtataaacatGGCTCTTATTTCAATGAGGAAAACATTACTGTAAAAAGCTCTGAGGGGTCTGTAGTTAAACTTTTTAAAAGGGAAAACTGGTGTTTAATGTCATATTTTTTTCTCCACccgtgtgtgttcgctggtgacCTTTAAGCCCACTTGATTGTGAAAAACTCTTTCCAGCCTGAGCAGTGTTAAGGCTTCTCTCCACTGTGTGTTCTCTTGTCTTTAATGCTTATGATTGTGAAAAGCATTTCCCACATCcagagcagaagtaaggcttctcCTCTGTGTTTCTTAAGTTGATATCTTATGCTGGTGAACCTTAAGCTCACTTGATTGTGAAAaactctctccagtgtgtgttgtcTGGTGAAGTCTCAGGCTTCTTGAGTcagcaaaactctttccacagtcagagcagtggtatggcttctctccagtgtgcgtCTCCGCTGGTGTCTTTTCAGACTTGCCAATTGAGAGAACATCTTACTACAGTGGTCACcgactggtcgatctccaaggcattcctagttgatcactaaacatttctgtaaaaaaaaactaaGATAAAACCTGttcctatttattttttattcgtTGCGCACTGTTGGTTGTATGTGCACCCAAATTCAACAGCCCTAGCACAgggaaggcaaagtgttcccatttttaaCCATTTAATGTGTTTGAAGGTAGAAATATGCCTACCTgacaggcccagagagcaaatcaagtgcacctataggcctaccactggccaatcagatagctcagatcactgTGTCTGCAGTTTCCACgagccatagactgtaaaaagaaaCCTCGAACGCACAGCAAAGTGGAtattgtgagatttcaaaacttttAAAAACATGACTAGAGAAagactcaacgaatacagcaaagagctgatGTTTAAGTTATTCAGAACTGTCAACAATTTGTTCAAGACTTTTATTAGCTATAAAATGCACGTTCTCCCTATTTCCATAAAAGGATAAAAGCCACCGACAGAAGATATGGAAATGTTCATCACACCGTCTTTGTTCCCTTTATTACCACCTTTCACCAACGTGGTTTTCTAACACAATCGGACTATGGAAGTCCAAAGTGAAGACTGCGAAAATGTGCTTCTGATCGTTTAGAAAACTACATACCCAGCCATCACAAGTTGAGACATCTTGAGACACTTCCAAGACATATACTTTTTTAAAGACATCTTAAGATGCCATTATGTCTCAAGACATGTCTTCAAAATGTATGTCTTAAAACATTTTATGGCATCTCTCAAACCACTAATATAAAAAACGGAGTGGCTACAGGTCTGACTTTTCTGGACCCCTCTTCCCGACAGCTAAATGTCCTGAAGCTTCTGCGCATGTGGATGTACGGGTTTCtctactttacacacacacacagtctctttgTGTTCTGTTTATATTCGGTTCTGTTATGTAGAATTCTATCATTATGTGATCTTGAGGACATTGATTGAGCTTTGATTTAACAATTCTTTccagagtagcctgttctctgaTTAGCCAAATGAGTAGAGCAGAGACTGAGCGTAAAGTAGAGAATCCCTTTAGCTGTCGGGAAGAGCCTAGAAAATGTCTTGAAGACACTTCTCTAAATATCGTTTTCTAATGTCTTGACGTGTCATGGTGTCTCAAGACAATGTTTTTACGACCTGTACTTCCTGTAAGATCTGTTGGTCCAGATTCAACTTCCTAATCATGTTTATGTTCAATGAGAATTCTCACCACTGGTCCAGATTCCACTTCCTAATCACATTTAAGGATTATTTATGATCTACTACACAATGAAGTTTTTCATAATGGTcagaatatttgtattttgttCAAATGCCAGTGCAGaatatttattacaaaaacattttattttcaatGTGTGCCGCCAGGAGATGAGTCGTTTTTCATGCTCCTAGTAGGATAGCAGCTGCTTCTTCTGCATCTTCTTCAAGTTATTAATAATGTGTAAGTTGAAGTCCAAAGTAAACACATTCTGCTCCTACATAAACATCCTACTTATTTTGATCAGTCAAATCTCCCTCGTCGtcatcttcttctcctcctcctcctctcacaggTCCACTCAGCCCCGTTGTTTTCCTGCAGTCGACCAGCCGCACAGACACCCTCTTCAGACCCAGCAGTCTTTTACTTTGATCAGTCaaatctccctcttcctccttgtCTCCTCGTCTCGTAGTTCCACTCAGCCCCGTTGTTTTCCTGCAGTCGACCAGCCGCACAGTCACCCTCTTCAGACCCAGCAGTAAGGCGCTACCAGAAGAGGCACTACACGGGGATTCTGGGAGGGCGGAGGGATGCGGGCTAGCATTGTCCTGGAAACCACAGGAGGGGAGGAATGTTTAATGATAATTCACGTTCCATACAGCCCCCCTGGACACTCACCACAGAATTTACTGCATCTCAATGCTTTGATGATGTGCTTCTGCACATGAGGTTAGGTAGCCAACAACGCCATGATATCGTCTATAAGCATGATCAGGGATTTCTAGTGGAGAAGCAGTTTCTACATATCTTCATACTAAACCATCTTTGATGACACTGTAGCCAAACAAAAGCTTGGTTGTATTAGTCATTTTCAAACGGTCATTTAGGGGTATTCTATTGACTCTAGCACTGTGGGACAAAATGGAGCTCTAAAGTTGTCCTGAGTTATACAATAGGCTAGTTGACGTTCGCGTTTCCACTGCGAGATTTGAGTGGAGACAAACAGATTCTGTTCAGTCAGCCGTCctgatgagcccttcccagctagctagtttgtAGTTGTGGGTAGCAACGTCAGACAGAATTTGAAACTTGTCTGTTGAAGTTGGGACTTGGGAGCGTGTTCAGAATCATTCCGTTTTTTAAATCAGAGTAATTgttagtatttatttatttgaatagACGTTAATGCCGTAGTTTTACATTTTCAGTAAAAATCATTACAATAAATGCACTTCACCCTGGCATGATACTGGCTACAgtatctagctacttccctctctctcctttctgcgGTCAGCAGGAGGACACTGCCACATGTGTTTTCGTGTTACCGGCTTGCAAAGGAAACTCTCCCGACTGAGCAGTAGACTATCACGGTGATATCCAGGTGGTTTACAACCACTATAACAAGTTATTTCTCATGTAAGCTGCTATCAAGCACCTCCAAACAGCCCCGTTGCACTACTGATTCACACCGGCTTGTCGATACATTAGCTAATTGGTCATGGTGACATCCAGGTTACTACCACAAGCTATTTCTCCCTCACCCATCAAAATAAACATTACTTTCTGTGACAAGTTTTAACTAGCGCCATGTTGTTGTTGCCAGCTAGCGGGCAGAAACGAGCTTGCTGGGAAGTGGGGAAGGGCTCTTCAGGACGCCTGACTGAACCCGAATCAAATCGTCTCCACGACTTTCAGCTGCATGACATACATCATTAATTTGGGCAGCAGGCGTGTCCGTATAGCCTCTCCCTTTCCCACTAGATGGCCAAGCTGCAAAGTCAAAGGGTAGATCAtagaaatgtatgaaaacaaacaCTTGGGTTTTGGTCTTAAAAGGTGCTACACATATTTTTTTGCATTCTAATTTGTGAAAATGTCCTTCGTATATCTGcagtaatagtggaatgatagtgtttcacagtattacttacccgccagtgttgtgattggctgtgatattcgCCTATTAATTTCTCCCACCCGTCCTGCATCTGTTGTCAAAATGGGAaagctgttttgtgtttgtgttatATAGTGGAAATCGGGTCAAGCGCCCAATGTAGAAATAGTCCTTTCCTGGTTGGTAAAATTCAACACTGTTTGCTCAATTTCAGTTTGTGCTTGAATACAAGCACTGAATAACGTAGGGAATCATTTTACAATCGaaatcgctgtgaaatatattttcaataacagaTGTTTGCAGCTGGTGGACCAAAACCGAAAGGAAAAGGCTCAAGAGCAAGTCTCCGCCATGTTACAGTGGAAAAGGGAGGAGGAGATTTGTTTTGAATGAAGCCTCGTGCTGTTGTAATTCACCTAGCTTCCACATAGGGGATAAATTAGGTGTAGCGCCTTtaattaaaggttagggttagcagtgttgtTAAGGCTAGGCTTTTTTCTGATTTTAAGAAAATAAATAGTTGAACTAAATGGGGCTTCTGTCTTTGCCACTAGGCCAGATAGTGAGTGAGAATCTGTTCCACCTTCCAGGGGAATAAGCTAAATGCCGAGATAACTAGTAAATCGGTCAGAGCCAGGGTCGGATGCATAAAATGGCGATTAATGATAAAATAGCTACCCTAACTATGGGGGATTATTTTGACACTGCACATTTTAATTTAAGTAAATCTATCGTCAGAGCAGAACCCACAACAGAATAAACGAGTAACATTGCTAGACAGCAAGCTAGATAACTCACCTGATCCATGGCTATAGTTAGCTGTGTAGCTACTAGCAAGTCTCTGTCCGACGTTCCACGTATCAAATAACTACCATGCGTAGCTAGATCCTTCACGACGTTCAGTTAGTTGCCCTGGGTTTTGTAGTTTGAGCTGTACTTTGTAGTTTGAGAGCTGAGTACTCCGCTAGTGAAGGTTATACTTTTTCAGCAAGGCAATAACGTCTGCTTTGactcaccccccccaaaaaaacaaacacagaCCAGGCCAGAGTAGTCGAGTATAGATTTATATAAATAAACCGAACATAGGTCTAATATCACTTCCCTTTCCCCATCCTGGAATATGGCTCCTTTTTATTCGTGTAAACATGTGAACATATTGTTAGAACAGCCACTCAGGCATCATTCAACCAGGAGTAAATGGAATAAGATACGTctaccaaccttctccctccctcccacacacccaTATATTTACCTATTTAGTTTCACATGATAAAACCCAGTGATAGAGAATTGCAGTTTATGAAAGTTCAATCAGTAAGGCTGGTCTGAATTCTTTAACATAATACAGTAACGGTAATATAATTCACATAGTTTCCTATTCTATGTGCATAGTGGGAACGTGAAGTAGGGgtcggcaggtaacctagtggttagagcgttgggccagtaactgaaaggttgctggatcgaatccccgagctgacaaggtaaaaaaaaatctgtcgatCTTACAGGCATTTAacccgtcattgtgaataagaatttgttcttaattgacttgtcgagttagattttttttttttatgttagaGGTTACAGCTCCTCCTCCTTTCTATTGGCCACGTAAGGAACGTCATTCACCTGTTGACCTTATAACCTAAGAGAACAGAACGTCATTCACCTGTTGACCTTATAACCTAAGAGAACAGAACGTCATTCACCTGTTGACCTTATAACCTAAGAGAA includes the following:
- the LOC106564039 gene encoding zinc finger protein 883-like; this translates as MSGEKETLLDEIEQRLFTLTKDNILYLCERCGIDVSQVKGKHHRSLRRKIMEEMWENADSVNSEEQGMSWLLRLKDDIRKIHEESTVAPMSPSQSDDDDATTCGEEWDMQDKDWFPSNRLEAESSPESHTPEQRESGDKPTLPPSSLQSLGCASPGSALLWGASVWLDDCRKTPGLSGTVRGGEKEGDLTDQRKRRDYPGSSGAPKKHPDADKAEKSLSRSEHLEKHEWRPTGMKHHRCSDCGKSCKSSSELKKHQRIHTGEKPYNCDQCGKSFRYSSQFKIHLRKHTGEKPYSCSDCGISVCTSSQLLSHKRTHTEEKPYSCLLCEKRFSSKYSLKLHQRFHTGETNYGCDQCEKSFTSLADLRTHQRIHTGGKPHLCSQCGKRFRQQSRLKSHERIHTGEKPFQCSHCGKTFSHRATFKAHQRTHTGEKPYQCSQCRRSFSQMGHLKVHQQTHAKVRSHLCPQCGKGYYSLDIYNAHMRTHNGEKTHHCADCPKNFLTLTQLKTHQRTHTGEKPYVCDQCGKSFAESGSLTLHHRSHTGEKPYHCSECGRSFARSGALKKHQLTHTGEKPYSCGQCGKRFPRSDTLATHMRTHTGEKPYRCDPCGERFSYHRCLVKHMKTHVGDTPALERPITLGLGVE